The following coding sequences lie in one Candidatus Neomarinimicrobiota bacterium genomic window:
- a CDS encoding electron transfer flavoprotein subunit beta, producing the protein MKIAVLIKQVPDTQSVLKINAAENWVVEDNLVFTANESDTYALEEALLMKEALSGEVVVCTLGPERAGQVLKDALAKGADRALFLRDDTFSQLDSGGAARVFARSLKEEKFDLILLGLQADDTGDAQLGPMLAEELNLPHVTLVVHTELLDGRLKVKQELEGGWFQHIEVDLPALLTIQSGINKARYASLRGIMAMKSKEIKQLTAADLGLNSSDLMPDQTLQRLYLPPKIKETVFLEGAPEEVAAQLVEKLAHEAKVL; encoded by the coding sequence GTGAAAATCGCAGTTCTTATCAAGCAGGTTCCCGACACTCAGTCAGTGCTTAAGATCAACGCCGCTGAAAACTGGGTGGTGGAGGACAACCTGGTTTTCACCGCCAATGAGAGCGACACCTATGCTCTGGAGGAAGCGCTGCTGATGAAGGAGGCCTTAAGCGGCGAGGTGGTGGTCTGCACGCTCGGCCCCGAGCGGGCCGGCCAGGTACTTAAAGATGCCCTGGCTAAAGGCGCCGACCGGGCCCTCTTCCTGCGGGATGACACCTTCAGCCAACTGGATAGCGGGGGCGCCGCCAGGGTATTCGCCCGCTCCCTGAAGGAGGAAAAATTCGACCTGATCCTGCTGGGCCTCCAGGCCGACGACACCGGCGACGCACAACTGGGACCGATGCTGGCCGAAGAACTAAACCTGCCCCATGTCACACTGGTGGTGCACACGGAACTGCTGGATGGCCGGCTGAAGGTCAAGCAGGAGCTGGAGGGCGGGTGGTTCCAGCATATCGAGGTGGATCTGCCCGCTCTGCTTACGATTCAGTCGGGAATCAACAAAGCCCGGTATGCCTCCCTGCGGGGCATCATGGCCATGAAGAGTAAGGAAATCAAACAGCTCACCGCCGCCGATCTGGGGCTGAATTCCAGCGACCTCATGCCGGATCAGACCCTGCAGCGACTTTACCTGCCCCCGAAGATAAAGGAAACTGTCTTCCTGGAAGGTGCCCCTGAGGAGGTGGCAGCGCAACTGGTGGAAAAATTGGCCCACGAAGCGAAAGTGCTCTAA